In Halorussus limi, a genomic segment contains:
- the pan1 gene encoding proteasome-activating nucleotidase Pan1: MTDTVEDVDLPYDEESASQQDKIEALQERLEVLESQNEEMRDKLLDANAENNKYQQKLERLTHENKKLKQSPLFVATVQELTDDGVIIKQHGNNQEAVTEVTDEMREDLEPDDRVAVNNSLSIVKTLENETDVRARVMQVEESPGVTYEDIGGLEEQMNEVRETVEMPLEHPEMFGEVGIEPPSGVLLYGPPGTGKTMLAKAVANQTDATFIKMAGSELVHKFIGEGAKLVRDLFEVARQHEPAVLFIDEIDAIAAKRTDSKTSGDAEVQRTMMQLLSEMDGFEERGDIRIIAATNRFDMLDRAILRPGRFDRLIEVPKPNLEGREKIFRIHTRDMNIADDVDFDKLAKNAEDASGADIKAICTEAGMFAIRDDRTEITMEDFESAKAKIDAEDEEEEISKTFA, encoded by the coding sequence ATGACCGACACTGTGGAAGACGTCGACCTCCCCTACGACGAGGAGAGCGCGTCCCAGCAGGACAAGATCGAGGCCCTCCAAGAGCGGTTGGAGGTCCTGGAATCTCAGAACGAGGAGATGCGAGACAAGCTTCTGGATGCGAACGCCGAGAACAACAAGTACCAGCAGAAGCTCGAACGTCTGACGCACGAGAACAAGAAACTCAAGCAGTCGCCGCTGTTCGTCGCCACCGTACAGGAACTCACCGACGATGGCGTCATTATCAAGCAGCACGGCAACAATCAGGAGGCAGTCACCGAGGTCACCGACGAGATGCGCGAGGACCTCGAACCCGACGACCGCGTCGCGGTCAACAACTCTCTGTCTATCGTGAAGACGCTGGAGAACGAGACCGACGTCCGGGCCCGGGTCATGCAGGTCGAGGAGAGTCCCGGAGTCACCTACGAGGACATCGGCGGTCTCGAAGAGCAGATGAACGAGGTCCGCGAGACGGTCGAGATGCCCCTCGAACACCCCGAGATGTTCGGCGAGGTCGGCATCGAACCGCCGAGCGGCGTCCTGCTCTACGGTCCGCCGGGGACCGGCAAGACGATGCTCGCGAAGGCCGTCGCCAACCAGACCGACGCCACCTTCATCAAGATGGCCGGGTCCGAACTCGTCCACAAGTTCATCGGCGAGGGCGCGAAGTTGGTCCGAGACCTGTTCGAGGTCGCCCGCCAGCACGAACCCGCCGTCCTCTTCATCGACGAGATAGACGCCATCGCGGCCAAGCGCACCGACTCGAAGACCTCGGGCGACGCCGAGGTCCAGCGGACGATGATGCAACTCCTCAGCGAGATGGACGGCTTCGAGGAGCGTGGCGACATCCGCATCATCGCGGCCACGAACCGCTTCGACATGCTCGACCGCGCCATCCTCCGGCCCGGTCGCTTCGACCGCCTCATCGAGGTTCCCAAGCCGAACCTCGAAGGCCGCGAGAAGATCTTCCGCATCCACACCCGCGACATGAACATCGCCGACGACGTGGACTTCGACAAACTCGCGAAGAACGCCGAGGACGCCTCCGGCGCGGACATCAAGGCCATCTGCACCGAGGCCGGGATGTTCGCCATCCGCGACGACCGGACCGAAATCACGATGGAGGACTTCGAGAGCGCCAAGGCGAAAATCGACGCCGAGGACGAGGAAGAGGAAATCTCGAAGACGTTCGCCTGA
- a CDS encoding MarR family transcriptional regulator produces the protein MSASETARTKESRLTGENATEEIRDLPPSAKLVAKVLEYNDTLTQSQIAEESLLPDRTVRYALNRLDDEGIVSSRFSFSDARKRLYTLDLD, from the coding sequence ATGAGTGCGTCAGAGACTGCACGAACGAAGGAGAGTCGACTCACGGGGGAGAACGCCACCGAGGAAATTCGCGACCTGCCGCCGAGCGCCAAGTTGGTCGCCAAGGTGCTGGAGTACAACGACACCCTGACTCAGAGCCAAATCGCCGAGGAATCGCTCCTGCCCGACCGGACGGTCCGCTACGCGCTGAACCGCCTCGACGACGAGGGAATCGTGAGTTCGCGGTTCTCGTTCTCGGACGCGCGCAAGCGCCTCTACACGCTGGACCTAGACTAA
- a CDS encoding BolA family protein, giving the protein MDADDVRELIESNLEDAEATVSHPRGVDDEDHLAATVVSPAFEGESLVQQHELVYDALGDHMTEDIHALELKTYTPDEYAEQQ; this is encoded by the coding sequence ATGGACGCCGACGACGTGCGGGAACTCATCGAATCGAATCTCGAAGACGCCGAGGCGACCGTCAGCCACCCGCGCGGCGTGGACGACGAGGACCACCTCGCGGCCACCGTCGTCTCGCCCGCGTTCGAGGGCGAGTCGCTGGTCCAGCAGCACGAACTGGTCTACGACGCGCTGGGCGACCACATGACCGAGGACATCCACGCGCTCGAACTCAAGACCTACACTCCCGACGAGTACGCCGAGCAGCAGTAG
- a CDS encoding trimeric intracellular cation channel family protein produces the protein MNTVGLVAFALVGATKAIREEFDVFGIAVVGLVTAFAGGATRDLLVNRVPLALRSLGEISLGLLGVGLAVGLSVVLDSPDDHPITLVADAVGLAAFTTAGAIVATDAGLSGFGVVAVATINAVGGGAFADILLDRSPFILFDDFYASCAVLGGSAYWLAVAVGAAGSTAAVACATVAVGTRVAAVNYGWSLPTVQMFGPTRERIGDKR, from the coding sequence ATGAACACGGTCGGACTGGTCGCGTTCGCGCTCGTCGGCGCGACCAAGGCGATACGCGAGGAGTTCGACGTGTTCGGAATCGCCGTCGTCGGCCTCGTCACTGCGTTCGCCGGCGGGGCAACGCGCGACCTTCTCGTGAACCGCGTTCCGCTGGCGCTCCGGTCGCTGGGCGAAATCAGTCTCGGACTGCTCGGCGTGGGTCTGGCGGTCGGTCTGAGCGTCGTCCTCGACTCGCCGGACGACCACCCGATTACGCTCGTCGCCGACGCCGTCGGACTCGCGGCGTTCACCACGGCGGGCGCCATCGTGGCGACCGACGCCGGCCTGTCGGGGTTCGGCGTCGTCGCGGTGGCGACCATCAACGCGGTCGGCGGCGGCGCGTTCGCGGACATCCTGTTGGACCGGTCGCCGTTCATCCTCTTCGACGACTTCTACGCGAGTTGTGCGGTGCTGGGCGGTAGCGCCTACTGGCTAGCGGTCGCCGTCGGCGCGGCGGGGAGTACCGCCGCGGTGGCGTGTGCGACGGTCGCGGTCGGAACGCGGGTGGCCGCGGTCAACTACGGGTGGAGTCTCCCGACGGTACAGATGTTCGGCCCGACCCGCGAGCGAATCGGCGACAAGCGGTGA
- a CDS encoding S8 family peptidase produces MSDHSRRTFLKAAGGAVGSAALLTGAASADGGASGPDRRFLVDLREVSRSEVPDEVEIIHDISEIDVLAARGDPGAVPGSASTVADLAVYQHDATPEGGPVKEHSAKGPGSKGPAWDSGAPTNTELQWDKRAQRVGDLTENPGDGRTVQDTTTGEGTRVAVIDSGVYDHPDLEGVVNEELSENFTTDPYDFRPNGAGDHGTHVAGIVAGTNAAGDGILGTAPDTEVLSHRVFSGVSGASGDVIAALVDAASKGCDAANISLGYPVPYVYPEKYPFLLDVKELYRRAANFAREQDMVIVNSAGNDALDMDRKGVLSLPTEVEGIFGVAATGPIGYLWDDEKPSREDKGLKKLEKSTSQPAKYTNYGEAVDVSAGGGNYDLDAYADGVEGWYYDLVFSSVYETNENGETEPGYGWKAGTSMAAPQVTGAVALVRSLRPDASAAEVENLIRETARDAPGGEAYHGAGHLDLRRLVERAR; encoded by the coding sequence ATGTCAGACCATAGCAGACGGACGTTTCTCAAAGCGGCTGGCGGAGCGGTCGGCAGTGCCGCGCTGTTGACGGGTGCGGCGAGCGCCGACGGTGGCGCGAGCGGACCGGACCGCCGATTCCTCGTGGACCTGCGCGAGGTGTCGCGTAGCGAGGTTCCGGACGAAGTCGAAATCATCCACGACATCTCCGAAATCGACGTGCTGGCGGCGCGCGGCGACCCCGGCGCGGTGCCCGGTTCGGCCTCGACGGTCGCGGACCTCGCGGTCTACCAGCACGACGCGACGCCCGAAGGCGGTCCCGTCAAGGAGCACTCGGCGAAGGGCCCCGGAAGCAAGGGTCCGGCGTGGGACAGTGGCGCTCCCACCAACACGGAACTCCAGTGGGACAAACGCGCCCAACGCGTCGGCGACCTGACCGAGAACCCCGGCGACGGCCGGACGGTCCAAGACACGACGACCGGCGAGGGGACCCGCGTCGCGGTCATCGACAGCGGAGTCTACGACCACCCGGACCTCGAAGGCGTCGTCAACGAGGAACTGTCGGAGAACTTCACCACCGACCCGTACGACTTCCGACCGAACGGCGCGGGCGACCACGGCACCCACGTCGCGGGCATCGTCGCGGGGACGAACGCCGCCGGGGACGGCATTCTCGGCACTGCGCCCGACACCGAAGTCCTCTCCCATCGGGTCTTCTCCGGCGTGAGTGGCGCGAGCGGCGACGTCATCGCGGCGCTCGTGGACGCGGCGAGTAAGGGCTGTGACGCCGCGAACATCAGTCTCGGCTATCCGGTCCCGTACGTCTACCCCGAGAAGTACCCGTTCCTGCTCGACGTGAAGGAACTGTACCGGCGCGCCGCAAACTTCGCCCGCGAGCAGGACATGGTCATCGTCAACTCCGCGGGCAACGACGCGCTCGACATGGACCGCAAGGGCGTCCTCAGCCTCCCGACCGAAGTCGAGGGAATCTTCGGCGTCGCGGCGACCGGTCCCATCGGCTACCTCTGGGACGACGAGAAACCGAGCCGCGAGGACAAGGGGCTGAAGAAGTTGGAGAAATCGACGTCCCAACCCGCGAAGTACACCAACTACGGCGAGGCCGTGGACGTGAGCGCCGGCGGCGGGAACTACGACCTCGACGCCTACGCGGACGGCGTCGAGGGCTGGTACTACGACCTCGTGTTCTCCAGCGTCTACGAGACGAACGAGAACGGCGAGACCGAACCCGGTTACGGCTGGAAAGCCGGAACGAGCATGGCGGCCCCGCAGGTCACGGGCGCAGTCGCGCTCGTGCGCTCGCTCCGCCCGGACGCCAGCGCCGCAGAAGTCGAGAATCTGATTCGAGAGACCGCCCGCGACGCGCCCGGCGGCGAGGCGTACCACGGCGCGGGCCACCTCGACCTCCGCCGACTCGTCGAGCGCGCTCGGTAA